The DNA sequence GATACTATTACAAAGATATAAGTTGCTGCATTTATGGCAAAACATACACCCTCACTAAAGAGAATTATCAGCAAGCCACCCACTGCTGGTCCAATCAATCTAGCACTGTTGAACATCGCACTATTAGTAGCAATTGCATTGGGCAACATCTTCTTATCGCCAATAAGATCAATCAAGAGATTTTGCCGGATGGGCGAATCTACTGCTTCGATTACACCTTGACACAGGGCTAAAACCAATATGGGATACTGATTACCTTCATTAATATACCCCGTTAAAACCAATGTTGCCAACAAGCTACTTTGAATAAAAAAGGCTATCTGGGTACCGATTATGGTGCGATGCCTATTTATTCGGTCTGCCCAAGCCCCTACAAAAGGTGAAATAAACACCGATGGAATCATAGAGAGAAAAGTTACTACGCCCAAAAGCCAGGCAGAATTGCTAAGTCGATATACAAACCAGCCCATGGTTGTGCGTTGAATCCATGTTCCAATTAATGATATAGCTTGCCCACCAAAGAATATTCGGTAATTGCGAATGCTTAGCGAAACAAAGGTTTTACGGATGAATCTTATCATTACAGAATAAATCGTGAGAGATCCTCACTCTCTATAACCGGACTTAAGCGAGATTGAACCATTGTTTGAGTAACGTTAATTTTCTTTAGTTTGGGATCGGGCATTTCAAACAAGAAATCGTCTAATAATGTATTGAGAATAGTATGCAAGCGTCTTGCCCCAATATCTTCCATTTTGTCATTTGCCATGGCCGCAAACCTAGCTATCTCTTTAATGGCGCCAACGCTAAAACTAAGCTCCACTTTTTCGGTAGCAAATAGTTCATGATATTGTTTAGTAAGTGCGTTTTCAGGCTCTTTGAGGATGCGGATAAAATCTTTTTCACTTAAA is a window from the Candidatus Cloacimonadota bacterium genome containing:
- a CDS encoding AAA family ATPase, giving the protein NSDKHGGIDVSRSGVQRDLLPIVEGSSVPTKYGSVDTSHVLFIAAGAFSSSKPSDLIPELQGRFPIRVELNSLSEKDFIRILKEPENALTKQYHELFATEKVELSFSVGAIKEIARFAAMANDKMEDIGARRLHTILNTLLDDFLFEMPDPKLKKINVTQTMVQSRLSPVIESEDLSRFIL